In Anopheles gambiae chromosome 2, idAnoGambNW_F1_1, whole genome shotgun sequence, a single window of DNA contains:
- the LOC1281076 gene encoding leucine-rich PPR motif-containing protein, mitochondrial, with protein MNHLRVTLLRRVVVCQRAALQCAAAGSCYGAGVLQQHTVPFARLLSQSVRHCQTVPSAKQQESTAHQSDRAAKAPSGKQQQKPVDSVRLVDELRSDAIVYRRVQLEKLNQLLAKPFEIPADAYEFLLQCCGSLLCAETLETRMKVFEQFWFYLGEPQQKHWKVLLQVYRENERTITDVPAFLASMGDTVEKDADLYRGLLGVLAEKGDIAEMKLVGEMMKERNLPLTVDVINLMIRGYGRAGDLDGVQMVLETMSASSVSANGETYGELMIAFLEDGMGDRVLKMVREKGSQLQERHVLELLALALGAKVQPELVRALLKLLPEELTGDGRIHPVLRNVLSGLVRAGHLDGMMALLDDLPAPQFRANENTDGYGTFLMVEMLRNDVPFDRLNRFLQRLVQTERNARAYQVACECAAKAGHPYFARLLAALAPLEDLRPHYFWPLFMQRTKTDGEAGVLGVLQTMRKLKVDPDQETLTQYVLPKLALTLKDSRAALKIFEACGVRTAVLMTPFISHLLYQNRFDEVLEIVRLYPTKLDTETLLWPLILQANVNRSGAHQRKLAEVIRAIGERSADTRHDLAGQLLLELISNKKSKHDAASLRALLAEFDRFEIKISRMAAGVLKNHFGRAGKATGANEGEATDALLKKVTDDQLTILSKELFDTIGVHPRDMSYDELECHLVELEQKKLNTRGVLRRLLQLSVREGRYKRALELKQKCDQAKVDQSSGMLASVVELYTKVGNPEQAGRTLEQLRKQFPGFVVDEHKILDYAALLVERGQLDGAKKVLRERAAGGGKLRGADEGSTSKNVWNLLTNTAQWAAAANAKGEQGGSASPNTTQQLLDLLVQLGYCNYDNALLGPVLREYLLAGHRRAAIDEFKRIATEKRRTPLQLEIMTLLVELTNGQQQEDISPAEAKALLSETIQIVSQIHGPVNTNNTLIVALAVGGTEAQLRRMLINPEVRVNHEYILTQCEFLVGSGKLEPVLRLAKCAKGLANVRESDFLQLALGQYVRDNNCEAAVQLFQRLLDEGDELKITTEFARKLSDLLEANNYELPAGLQMYLK; from the coding sequence ATGAATCACCTTCGAGTGACCCTGCTGAggcgggtggtggtgtgccAGCGGGCCGCCCTACAGTGTGCTGCCGCCGGTTCGTGTTACGGTGCCGGAGTGCTGCAGCAACACACCGTACCGTTTGCCAGACTGCTGTCCCAGTCCGTGCGCCACTGCCAGACGGTCCCGTCGGCGAAGCAGCAGGAATCAACGGCCCACCAGTCCGATCGAGCAGCAAAAGCGCCATccggcaagcagcagcaaaagccgGTCGACAGTGTACGGCTGGTGGACGAACTGCGGTCCGATGCGATCGTGTACCGGCGAGTGCAGCTGGAAAAGCTGAACCAACTGCTTGCGAAACCGTTCGAAATACCGGCCGATGCGTACGAGTTTTTGCTCCAGTGCTGTGGCTCCCTGCTCTGTGCGGAAACGCTCGAAACGCGCATGAAGGTGTTCGAGCAGTTCTGGTTCTATCTGGGCGAACCGCAGCAGAAACACTGGAAGGTGCTGCTACAGGTGTACCGGGAGAACGAGCGCACCATCACGGACGTGCCGGCGTTTCTCGCGTCCATGGGCGACACGGTCGAGAAGGATGCCGACCTGTACCGGGGGCTGCTGGGGGTGCTGGCCGAGAAGGGAGACATCGCGGAGATGAAGCTCGTCGGGGAGATGATGAAGGAGCGCAACCTGCCGCTGACGGTCGACGTGATCAACCTGATGATACGCGGGTACGGCCGGGCCGGCGATCTGGACGGCGTGCAGATGGTGCTGGAAACGATGAGCGCCAGCAGCGTGTCGGCGAACGGCGAAACGTACGGCGAGCTGATGATTGCCTTCCTCGAGGACGGTATGGGCGACCGGGTGCTGAAGATGGTGCGCGAAAAGGGCTCGCAGCTGCAGGAGCGGCACGTGCTCGAGCTGCTCGCCCTCGCGCTCGGTGCGAAGGTGCAGCCGGAGCTGGTGCGCGccctgctgaagctgctgccgGAGGAGCTGACCGGCGACGGCCGGATCCATCCCGTGCTGCGCAACGTGCTGAGCGGGCTGGTGCGGGCCGGCCATCTCGACGGCATGATGGCACTGCTCGACGACCTGCCGGCACCGCAGTTCCGGGCGAACGAAAACACCGACGGCTACGGGACGTTCCTGATGGTGGAGATGCTGCGCAACGATGTGCCGTTCGATCGGCTGAACCGCTTCCTGCAAAGGCTGGTACAGACGGAGCGCAATGCACGCGCGTACCAGGTCGCGTGCGAGTGCGCCGCCAAGGCGGGTCATCCGTACTTTGCGCGGCTGCTGGCGGCGCTCGCGCCGCTCGAAGATCTGCGCCCGCACTACTTCTGGCCACTGTTCATGCAGCGCACCAAGACGGATGGGGAGGCGGGCGTGCTGGGGGTGCTGCAGACGATGCGCAAGCTGAAGGTGGACCCGGACCAGGAAACGCTCACCCAGTACGTGCTGCCCAAGCTGGCCCTCACGCTGAAGGATTCCCGGGCGGCGCTGAAGATTTTCGAAGCGTGCGGCGTACGGACGGCCGTACTGATGACACCGTTCATATCGCACCTGCTCTACCAGAACCGGTTCGACGAGGTGCTCGAGATTGTGCGCCTCTACCCGACCAAGCTCGACACGGAGACGCTCCTGTGGCCGCTGATCCTGCAAGCGAACGTGAACCGCTCCGGCGCCCACCAGCGCAAGCTTGCGGAGGTTATACGCGCGATCGGCGAACGGTCGGCTGACACGCGGCACGATCTAGCCGgccagctgctgctcgagctgaTCAGCAACAAGAAGAGCAAGCACGACGCGGCCAGCCTGCGGGCGCTGCTCGCCGAGTTCGACCGGTTCGAGATCAAGATATCGCGCATGGCGGCCGGCGTGCTGAAGAACCATTTCGGGCGTGCGGGGAAAGCAACGGGTGCGAACGAGGGCGAAGCGACCGATGCGCTGCTGAAGAAGGTCACCGACGACCAGCTGACCATCCTGTCGAAGGAGCTGTTCGACACGATCGGTGTGCATCCGCGCGACATGAGCTACGACGAGCTGGAGTGCCACCTGGTGGAGCTCGAGCAGAAGAAGCTGAATACGCGCGGCGTGCTGCGCCGCCTGCTGCAGCTCAGTGTGCGCGAGGGCCGGTACAAGCGGGCGCTCGAGCTGAAGCAGAAGTGCGACCAGGCGAAGGTGGACCAAAGCTCCGGCATGCTCGCGTCCGTGGTCGAGCTGTACACGAAGGTGGGCAACCCGGAGCAGGCCGGCCGCACGCTCGAGCAGCTGCGCAAACAGTTTCCCGGCTTCGTGGTGGACGAGCACAAGATACTGGACTACGCGGCGCTGCTGGTCGAGCGCGGCCAGCTCGACGGTGCGAAGAAGGTGCTGCGCGAACGCGCAGCCGGCGGTGGTAAGCTGCGCGGCGCCGACGAAGGCTCCACCAGCAAAAACGTTTGGAATCTGCTCACCAACACGGCACAgtgggcggcggcggccaaCGCCAAAGGCGAGCAGGGTGGAAGTGCCTCTCCCAACACCACCCAACAGCTGCTCGATTTGCTCGTCCAGCTCGGGTACTGTAACTACGACAACGCACTGCTCGGGCCGGTGCTGCGCGAGTACCTGCTGGCCGGCCACCGGCGGGCCGCCATCGACGAGTTCAAACGGATCGCCACCGAGAAACGGCGGACACCGTTGCAGCTGGAAATCATGACGCTGCTGGTGGAGCTTACCAACGGCCAGCAGCAGGAGGACATTTCACCAGCCGAAGCCAAAGCGCTGCTTAGCGAAACGATCCAAATCGTGTCGCAAATTCACGGGCCAGTCAACACGAACAACACGCTGATCGTGGCACTGGCGGTCGGCGGCACCGAGGCACAGCTGCGCCGCATGCTTATCAATCCGGAGGTGCGCGTCAACCACGAGTACATCCTCACGCAGTGCGAGTTTCTCGTCGGCAGCGGCAAGCTCGAGCCCGTGCTGCGGTTGGCCAAGTGCGCCAAGGGGCTGGCGAATGTGCGCGAGTCCGACTTTCTGCAGCTGGCCCTCGGGCAGTACGTGCGGGACAACAACTGCGAAGCGGCCGTCCAGCTCTTCCAGCGGCTGCTGGACGAGGGCGACGAGCTGAAGATCACGACCGAGTTCGCGCGCAAGCTGTCCGATCTGCTCGAGGCGAACAACTACGAACTGCCGGCCGGGTTGCAGATGTACCTGAAGTGA